The following are encoded in a window of Microvirga ossetica genomic DNA:
- a CDS encoding PRC-barrel domain-containing protein — MRRTAYYVFQSESVPNLRGITSDPDGATLPATDGAWILKRQIAPDEPWALDINQTVVEFGIEENGFYLSGPILQHTSPKPVIESDRVEGTAVFDSQGHRIGTIKRLLIEKVSGRVVYVDVTFGGFLGVGIHHHTIPWEKLAYDKPLEGYRTDITEEQVRGAPAFYGDDQVWPDRKREQEMWDYWRDLPRR; from the coding sequence CTGCGCGGCATCACCAGCGATCCGGACGGTGCGACGCTACCTGCGACGGATGGAGCTTGGATCCTCAAACGGCAGATCGCCCCGGATGAGCCCTGGGCCTTGGATATCAATCAAACCGTCGTCGAATTCGGGATCGAGGAAAATGGTTTTTACCTGTCGGGTCCGATCCTCCAGCACACCTCTCCCAAACCCGTCATCGAAAGCGATCGTGTCGAAGGCACGGCGGTGTTCGACTCTCAAGGGCATCGGATCGGCACGATCAAGCGGCTGTTGATCGAGAAGGTGAGCGGCCGGGTGGTCTACGTCGATGTGACCTTTGGGGGCTTCCTGGGCGTCGGCATCCACCATCACACCATCCCGTGGGAGAAGCTCGCCTATGACAAGCCGCTTGAGGGCTATCGCACCGACATCACCGAGGAGCAGGTCCGAGGCGCCCCCGCCTTCTACGGCGATGATCAGGTCTGGCCCGACAGGAAACGTGAGCAGGAGATGTGGGACTATTGGCGCGACTTGCCCAGACGCTGA